The following are from one region of the Halodesulfurarchaeum sp. HSR-GB genome:
- a CDS encoding molybdopterin-dependent oxidoreductase encodes MKDEHTDDSTTGRRDFLKGIGAAAAIGATGVGTAQSLSELDGLQVAEDPIGNYPYREWEDLYRDEWDWDSIGRSTHSINCTGSCSWDVYVKDGQVFREEQAGDYPRISQDVPDSNPRGCNKGACYKNYVHGAQRVKYPLKRTGERGEGKWKRIDWDTAIDEISEKVLEEVTTGHYDGISGFTPIPAMSPVSFASGSRLLNLLGGVSHSFYDWYADLPPGEPITWGHQTDNAESADWYHSDYIIAWGSNIDITRIPDAKYYLEARYDGAKTVGIFTDYSQTAIHSDEWLSPDAGTDAALALGMARTIVEEGLYDAEHLKEQSDMPLLVREDTGKFLRAAEVDGVSGNEKVMVMVDETGSLRKAPASLGDRAGKYDADASIELDFDPQLSVDRTVSTTDGTVEVRSVWERLREKLAEYTPGEVYETTGVGEETVQRVAREFAEADRGKIIHGKGVNDWYHNDLGNRAIQLLTTLTGHIGRRGTGFDHYVGQEKIWTFNGWKNLSFPTGNVRGMPTTLWTYYHADITEEQPELAERIEESVSKDWMPLYPEERSDGTRPDPSIFFVWRANYYNQAKGGMAVRENLWPKLDLVVDINYRMDTTAMFSDYVLPSSSNYEKDDLSMTDMHTYVHPFTKAIEPLGESKSDWEIFRLLAERIQQKARERDLGPIDDRSFDRQIDLQSVHEDYVRDWFTGEEGALETARDGAEFVLENSTESNPDDGGEITFEDTVEQPQRFEAAGDHWTSPLEEDKTYTPWMDFVQDKEPWPTFTGRQQYYIDHDWFLELGEELPTHKGAVDEQDPEKYPLRFNTHHPRWGIHSTWRDDKYMLRLNRGEPVLYIHPDDAERRGIEDGDRITARNEADEISAIAKIYPSAQEGTVKMTHGWEDYQFAEGGNFNTVVTMMLKPTQLVQYPADSGEHLHFFPNFWGPTGVNSDARVEVEKQGGDGQ; translated from the coding sequence ATGAAAGACGAACACACCGACGACAGCACGACCGGACGACGCGACTTCCTGAAAGGTATCGGCGCGGCCGCCGCCATCGGGGCGACCGGCGTCGGCACGGCACAATCACTCTCGGAGCTAGACGGGTTACAGGTCGCCGAGGACCCGATCGGTAACTACCCCTATCGCGAGTGGGAGGACCTCTATCGCGATGAATGGGACTGGGACTCGATCGGTCGTAGCACCCACAGCATCAACTGCACCGGCAGTTGCTCCTGGGACGTCTACGTGAAGGACGGCCAGGTCTTCCGCGAGGAACAGGCCGGGGACTATCCGCGGATCAGCCAGGACGTCCCGGACTCCAACCCCCGGGGCTGTAACAAGGGGGCCTGTTACAAGAACTACGTCCACGGGGCCCAGCGGGTCAAATACCCGCTGAAGCGGACCGGCGAGCGCGGCGAGGGCAAGTGGAAGCGGATCGACTGGGATACCGCCATCGACGAGATTTCCGAGAAGGTACTCGAGGAGGTCACGACCGGGCACTACGACGGTATCAGCGGGTTCACACCGATCCCGGCGATGTCCCCGGTCTCGTTTGCTAGTGGCAGCCGACTGCTCAACCTCCTCGGTGGGGTCAGTCACTCCTTCTATGACTGGTATGCCGACCTGCCGCCGGGCGAACCAATCACCTGGGGCCACCAGACCGACAACGCCGAGAGCGCTGACTGGTACCACTCGGATTACATCATCGCCTGGGGCTCGAACATCGACATCACCCGCATCCCCGACGCGAAGTACTACCTGGAGGCCCGCTACGACGGCGCGAAGACCGTGGGAATCTTCACGGACTACTCCCAGACGGCGATCCACTCCGACGAGTGGCTCTCCCCGGATGCGGGCACTGACGCCGCGCTGGCCCTGGGGATGGCCCGGACCATCGTCGAAGAGGGACTCTACGACGCCGAGCACCTCAAAGAGCAGTCAGACATGCCCCTGCTGGTCCGGGAGGACACCGGGAAGTTCCTCCGGGCTGCGGAGGTCGACGGCGTCTCGGGCAATGAGAAGGTCATGGTCATGGTCGACGAAACCGGGTCGCTCCGGAAGGCCCCCGCGTCGCTGGGGGACCGGGCGGGGAAGTACGACGCCGACGCGTCGATCGAACTCGACTTCGATCCACAACTCTCGGTGGACCGGACAGTCAGTACGACCGACGGGACTGTCGAGGTCCGGTCCGTGTGGGAACGACTCCGGGAAAAACTCGCGGAGTATACGCCTGGGGAGGTTTACGAGACGACCGGCGTTGGCGAGGAGACGGTCCAGCGAGTCGCCAGAGAGTTCGCCGAGGCCGACCGCGGGAAGATCATCCACGGGAAGGGGGTCAACGACTGGTATCACAACGACCTGGGCAACCGGGCGATTCAGCTTCTGACCACCCTGACCGGGCACATCGGTCGTCGCGGGACCGGTTTCGACCACTACGTCGGCCAGGAGAAGATCTGGACGTTCAACGGCTGGAAGAACCTCTCGTTCCCGACCGGGAACGTTCGGGGGATGCCCACGACGCTGTGGACTTACTACCACGCCGATATCACCGAGGAACAGCCGGAGTTGGCCGAACGCATCGAGGAGTCGGTTTCGAAGGACTGGATGCCGCTGTATCCCGAAGAGCGGTCCGATGGGACCCGCCCCGACCCAAGCATCTTCTTCGTCTGGCGGGCGAATTACTACAACCAGGCCAAAGGCGGCATGGCGGTCCGGGAGAACCTCTGGCCGAAACTCGATCTGGTCGTGGACATCAACTACCGGATGGACACGACGGCGATGTTCTCGGATTACGTCTTGCCCTCTTCCTCGAACTACGAGAAGGACGACCTCTCGATGACGGACATGCACACGTACGTGCATCCGTTCACCAAGGCGATCGAACCACTCGGGGAGTCCAAATCCGACTGGGAGATCTTTCGCCTGCTCGCCGAGCGCATCCAACAGAAGGCCCGGGAACGCGATCTGGGCCCCATCGATGACCGCTCGTTCGACCGGCAGATCGACCTCCAGTCGGTTCACGAGGACTACGTTCGGGACTGGTTTACCGGCGAGGAGGGGGCCCTGGAGACTGCCCGGGACGGTGCGGAATTCGTCTTGGAGAACTCCACGGAGTCCAATCCGGACGACGGTGGGGAGATTACCTTCGAGGACACGGTCGAGCAGCCCCAGCGCTTCGAGGCGGCTGGTGACCACTGGACCTCGCCCCTCGAGGAGGATAAGACCTACACGCCCTGGATGGACTTCGTCCAGGACAAGGAGCCCTGGCCGACCTTCACGGGTCGCCAGCAGTACTACATCGACCACGACTGGTTCCTTGAACTCGGCGAGGAACTCCCGACTCACAAGGGTGCAGTCGACGAGCAGGACCCGGAGAAATACCCGCTTCGGTTCAACACTCACCACCCCCGGTGGGGCATCCACTCGACCTGGCGGGACGACAAGTACATGCTTCGGCTCAACCGGGGCGAACCGGTGCTCTACATCCACCCGGACGACGCCGAGCGACGGGGGATCGAGGACGGCGACCGGATCACGGCCCGGAACGAGGCCGACGAGATCTCGGCGATCGCGAAGATCTACCCCAGCGCGCAGGAGGGGACGGTCAAGATGACCCACGGCTGGGAGGACTACCAGTTCGCCGAGGGTGGGAACTTCAACACGGTGGTCACGATGATGCTCAAACCAACCCAACTCGTGCAGTACCCGGCCGATTCGGGCGAACACCTCCATTTCTTCCCCAACTTCTGGGGCCCGACCGGGGTGAACAGCGACGCGCGTGTCGAGGTCGAGAAACAGGGGGGTGACGGGCAATGA
- a CDS encoding zinc-dependent alcohol dehydrogenase family protein, producing MRAAVYRGPGEIEIEEVPRPQVESPTDAVIRVTHTAICGSDLWFYRGLSDREVGSRVGHEPMGIVEEVGEAVTSVEPGDRVIAPFAISCGECEFCRKGLYTSCEQEESWGEANGGGQGEYVKTPFADGHLVRVPDRHADDEDTLRSLLPLTDVLGTGHHAAVSAGVDAGDTVVVIGDGAVGLSGVLAAQRLGAERIIAMGHHEDRLALAEDFGATETITARGDAAVERARELTYGGANHVMECVGAGSAMDTAIDVARDGGTIGYVGVPHGVEEAGLNVHGLFRGNLTLQGGVAPVRDYAEELMADIVGGTLDPSPIFTKTVDLDGVPEGYRAMDDREAIKVLVKPWE from the coding sequence ATGCGCGCTGCCGTCTACCGTGGGCCGGGCGAGATCGAGATCGAAGAAGTCCCACGGCCCCAGGTCGAGTCCCCGACCGACGCCGTCATCCGAGTCACCCACACCGCGATCTGCGGTTCTGACCTCTGGTTCTACCGCGGCCTGAGCGATCGTGAGGTCGGCTCGCGGGTGGGCCACGAACCGATGGGCATCGTCGAGGAGGTGGGCGAGGCAGTCACGTCGGTCGAACCTGGCGACCGGGTCATCGCCCCCTTCGCGATCAGCTGTGGCGAGTGTGAGTTCTGTCGGAAGGGGCTGTACACCTCCTGTGAGCAGGAGGAGTCCTGGGGCGAGGCAAACGGCGGCGGACAGGGTGAGTACGTCAAGACACCGTTCGCCGACGGGCATCTGGTTCGTGTTCCAGACCGCCACGCCGACGACGAGGACACCCTGCGCTCGCTCCTCCCGCTGACCGACGTGCTGGGCACCGGCCACCACGCAGCGGTGAGCGCCGGCGTCGACGCGGGCGATACGGTCGTGGTCATCGGCGACGGCGCAGTGGGGTTGAGCGGGGTGCTCGCCGCCCAGCGACTGGGTGCCGAGCGCATCATCGCCATGGGCCACCACGAGGATCGACTGGCCCTCGCCGAGGACTTCGGCGCGACCGAGACGATCACCGCCCGCGGGGACGCCGCCGTCGAGCGAGCCAGGGAGCTAACCTACGGCGGGGCTAACCACGTCATGGAGTGTGTGGGGGCCGGATCGGCCATGGACACCGCCATCGACGTGGCTCGTGACGGGGGCACGATCGGGTACGTCGGTGTGCCCCACGGTGTCGAAGAAGCGGGCCTGAACGTTCACGGGCTCTTCCGTGGCAATCTGACCCTCCAGGGCGGGGTTGCGCCGGTTCGAGACTACGCCGAAGAACTCATGGCCGACATCGTGGGCGGGACCCTCGACCCGTCGCCGATCTTCACGAAAACCGTCGATCTGGACGGTGTGCCGGAGGGCTATCGAGCCATGGACGACCGCGAGGCGATCAAAGTACTCGTCAAACCCTGGGAGTGA
- the twy1 gene encoding 4-demethylwyosine synthase TYW1, with translation MTQQVSGPNYHAVDHTAVQTCGWTKNALRGEGTCYKHRFYGIRSHRCVQMTPIVRCNERCVFCWRDHAGHTYELDGVDWQSPEDVVEASIDLQRELLSGFGGNDDVPDERLEEALDPQHVAISLDGEPTLYPHLPELIEAYHDRGFTTFLVSNGTRPTVLEAAEPTQLYVSVDAPNRETYESVVRPREEAAWDALDESLDVLAGHDSRTTIRTTLVAGENMHDPAAYADLYRRAAPDFIEIKGYMHVGTSRDRLDRSAMPDHEEVVDFARSVQDHLPAYDVLREAPPSNVAMLSTDPETVVPALAE, from the coding sequence ATGACCCAGCAGGTATCCGGGCCGAACTACCACGCGGTCGACCATACGGCGGTCCAGACCTGTGGCTGGACGAAAAACGCCCTCCGCGGCGAGGGCACCTGCTACAAACACCGCTTTTACGGCATCCGTTCACACCGGTGTGTCCAGATGACCCCCATCGTCCGGTGTAACGAACGCTGTGTGTTCTGCTGGCGGGACCACGCCGGCCATACCTACGAACTGGACGGTGTCGACTGGCAGTCCCCCGAAGACGTCGTCGAGGCATCGATCGACCTCCAGCGGGAACTCCTCTCGGGCTTTGGTGGCAACGACGACGTGCCCGATGAACGGCTCGAAGAAGCGCTCGATCCCCAGCACGTCGCCATCAGCCTTGACGGCGAACCGACCCTCTACCCCCACCTTCCGGAACTCATCGAGGCCTATCACGACCGGGGGTTCACCACCTTCCTGGTGAGCAACGGGACCCGACCGACCGTGCTCGAAGCGGCCGAACCGACCCAGCTATACGTGAGCGTCGACGCCCCGAACCGGGAGACCTACGAGTCCGTCGTTCGGCCACGCGAGGAGGCCGCCTGGGACGCCCTCGACGAATCCCTGGACGTGCTCGCGGGCCACGACTCCCGAACGACGATTCGGACCACGCTGGTCGCCGGCGAGAACATGCATGATCCGGCGGCCTACGCCGACCTGTACCGCCGGGCGGCCCCGGATTTCATCGAGATCAAGGGGTACATGCACGTCGGCACCTCCAGGGACCGGCTCGACCGCTCGGCGATGCCCGACCACGAGGAGGTTGTGGACTTCGCCCGCTCGGTCCAGGACCACCTCCCGGCCTACGACGTGCTCCGCGAAGCCCCGCCCTCGAACGTGGCCATGCTTTCGACCGACCCCGAGACGGTCGTTCCGGCACTGGCCGAGTAG
- a CDS encoding cytochrome b N-terminal domain-containing protein has product MSVGALSWLSDRLHLDENQGLLGKAFPAEDSFLLGEVALFSFVIIVLSGIFLGAFYEPSTVDVAYNGVVDQFQGEELPAAFVSVLHITYGVPFGMFIRRLHHWAAHLFVASIALHMFRVYFNGAYRNPREINWVIGSLLAVLAMAASYTGYALPFDEFASTATGIGYNIAASVPIFGDFLAQLVFAGEFPSAGAIPRLYFLHVLLIPALIVGLLVVHMLVLVKQKHTEGERSSSEAAAADVDQDDESVVLGLPAYPNQAAVGAVVFFLTAGVLSLLAGFLPVHNIVAYGPNDPASTPGLVMPDWFLMWLYGFLKVLPGWMAFSVAGVEFSAEFLGALVLPTLVIGVVVLWPFIESDPGPKHFTADPLAAPKRTAIGIAGIALVLVASLAGMNNLFGGALGISTDVLNPILAVAILVVPIAAGVVTYVIVDTGTGGNG; this is encoded by the coding sequence GTGAGCGTGGGCGCACTGTCCTGGCTCAGCGATCGGTTGCACCTCGATGAGAACCAGGGACTGCTGGGCAAGGCCTTCCCCGCCGAGGACTCGTTCCTGCTGGGCGAGGTGGCGCTTTTCTCCTTCGTCATCATCGTCCTGAGCGGGATCTTTCTGGGGGCCTTCTACGAGCCCAGCACGGTCGACGTGGCCTACAACGGCGTCGTCGACCAGTTCCAGGGCGAGGAGCTGCCGGCCGCCTTCGTGAGCGTGTTGCACATCACCTACGGGGTGCCATTCGGGATGTTCATTCGGCGGCTCCATCACTGGGCGGCCCACCTCTTCGTCGCCTCGATCGCCCTGCACATGTTCCGGGTGTACTTCAACGGGGCCTACCGCAACCCGCGGGAGATCAACTGGGTAATCGGTTCGCTGCTCGCGGTGCTCGCGATGGCTGCGAGTTACACCGGATACGCCCTGCCATTCGACGAGTTCGCCTCGACGGCCACGGGAATCGGGTATAATATCGCCGCCTCGGTCCCGATCTTCGGGGACTTTTTGGCCCAACTGGTCTTCGCCGGGGAGTTCCCCTCGGCTGGTGCGATCCCCCGACTCTACTTCCTCCATGTCCTGCTCATTCCGGCGCTCATCGTGGGGTTGCTGGTGGTCCACATGCTCGTACTCGTCAAACAGAAACACACCGAGGGCGAGCGCAGCAGTTCCGAGGCCGCCGCTGCGGACGTCGATCAGGACGACGAGTCGGTCGTGCTCGGGCTACCGGCCTACCCGAACCAGGCCGCGGTTGGGGCCGTGGTCTTCTTCCTCACTGCCGGGGTGCTCTCCCTGCTCGCGGGCTTTCTGCCCGTGCACAACATCGTCGCGTACGGGCCCAACGACCCGGCGAGTACGCCCGGGCTGGTGATGCCGGACTGGTTCCTGATGTGGCTGTACGGCTTCCTCAAGGTACTGCCCGGCTGGATGGCCTTCAGCGTCGCCGGCGTCGAGTTTTCGGCGGAGTTCCTGGGGGCGCTCGTGCTCCCGACACTCGTGATCGGTGTCGTCGTGCTCTGGCCGTTCATCGAGTCGGACCCGGGGCCGAAACACTTCACCGCCGACCCGCTTGCCGCCCCCAAGCGGACCGCGATCGGAATCGCGGGGATCGCCCTGGTCCTCGTGGCCTCGCTGGCAGGCATGAACAACCTGTTCGGCGGCGCGCTGGGCATCTCGACGGACGTGTTGAATCCCATCCTCGCCGTGGCGATCCTGGTCGTCCCGATCGCGGCGGGCGTGGTGACATATGTGATCGTGGATACGGGGACCGGAGGGAACGGATGA
- a CDS encoding DUF120 domain-containing protein, whose protein sequence is MSVDAGTLAVGFDELAVLKRLALDGAHRGEVKVSCRSLGEDLEVSTQTASRRLQALEDAECISREKVGDGQFVELTETGIGLLKREYEDYRAIFEQKGSLSLAGTITTGMGEGRHYVTLPGYKVQFEEKLGYDPYPGTLNVTLSAASKRERSGMASLEGVDITAWEDEERTYGGATCYPAVIESTDGHTFERAHVIEPDRTHHDTAELEIIAPERVRDELGLLDGDEVSVYVESA, encoded by the coding sequence ATGTCAGTCGACGCCGGCACGCTTGCCGTCGGCTTTGACGAGCTAGCCGTGCTGAAACGCCTGGCCCTCGATGGGGCCCATCGCGGGGAGGTGAAAGTCTCGTGTCGGTCCCTCGGGGAGGACCTCGAGGTTTCCACACAGACTGCCTCCCGGCGGCTTCAGGCCCTCGAGGACGCCGAGTGCATCAGCCGGGAGAAGGTCGGGGACGGCCAGTTCGTCGAACTCACCGAGACGGGGATCGGGCTGCTCAAACGCGAGTACGAGGACTACCGGGCTATCTTCGAGCAGAAGGGGAGCCTGAGCCTGGCGGGGACGATCACCACCGGGATGGGCGAGGGACGGCACTACGTCACGCTCCCGGGGTACAAGGTCCAGTTCGAGGAGAAACTGGGCTACGATCCCTACCCGGGCACGCTCAACGTCACTCTCTCGGCCGCGAGCAAGCGCGAGCGCTCCGGGATGGCCTCCCTGGAGGGCGTGGATATCACCGCCTGGGAGGACGAGGAACGGACCTACGGCGGGGCCACCTGCTATCCGGCGGTCATCGAGTCCACGGACGGGCACACCTTCGAGCGCGCCCACGTCATCGAGCCTGATCGGACCCACCACGACACGGCGGAGCTAGAGATCATCGCGCCCGAGCGGGTCCGGGACGAACTGGGGCTGTTAGACGGTGACGAGGTGAGTGTCTATGTCGAGTCAGCATAA
- a CDS encoding Rieske (2Fe-2S) protein: MGEKRDDSTDGWQRREVAKAALGVGGVSAALALAAPATGLTKVLSRAFTGEVYTEGTYLVDENGERIRPTALEFGEQITVFPETHPGVEDAPTLLVRYEESAYGSPTELAFTVNGYAAYSKVCTHAGCMVSETEDDGTFVCPCHFAKFDPTKGAEVTGGPAPRALPQLPITLSSDGFLMATENFEGPIGPGGE, encoded by the coding sequence ATGGGTGAAAAGAGAGACGATTCGACGGACGGATGGCAACGGCGCGAAGTCGCGAAAGCTGCACTCGGGGTCGGGGGCGTTTCGGCCGCGCTGGCCCTCGCGGCCCCTGCGACCGGACTGACTAAAGTACTCTCCCGGGCGTTCACCGGTGAGGTCTACACGGAGGGCACCTACCTCGTCGACGAGAACGGGGAGCGCATCAGGCCGACGGCGCTCGAATTCGGCGAGCAGATAACCGTCTTCCCGGAGACCCACCCGGGGGTAGAGGACGCCCCGACACTCCTGGTGCGCTACGAGGAATCGGCCTACGGGTCCCCGACGGAACTCGCGTTCACCGTGAACGGCTATGCCGCCTACTCGAAGGTCTGTACCCACGCCGGGTGTATGGTCTCGGAGACGGAGGACGATGGCACCTTCGTCTGTCCCTGTCACTTCGCGAAGTTCGACCCGACGAAGGGAGCGGAAGTGACCGGTGGTCCCGCGCCACGGGCGCTGCCACAGCTCCCGATCACGCTGTCGAGTGACGGGTTCCTGATGGCGACAGAGAACTTCGAGGGACCGATCGGTCCCGGGGGTGAGTGA
- the argS gene encoding arginine--tRNA ligase, translated as MLIDFREEVESALAGALDSLDLPGEDLGIETPPEDVSAILASSVAFRLAGIAEQPPPAVAEDIAAAIDATDLTYVGSVDTQGPYVNFHPAEAYYEETLDAAQSASYGHRPEKGESVVVEHTSANPTGPVHVGRARNPILGDAIARIMDLAGYDVDTHYYVNDAGRQIAVFTWAYETFEESELPEPERDSPEYEMVRYYRRGNTFLEEGPEDEVEAAEAEIQAIMQGLERGEKTAYERVGEVVDTVLAGMQRCLERLPATFEEFVKETRFIKDGSTESVATRLQESGLAYEDEGAWHLDLSDRGFEKDLVFMRSDGTSLYTTRDLAHHEWKFENYDRAVTVLGEDHKLQARQLQAALDVLGNDPTQLTDVIYSYVNLPTGKMSTRAGTGVDLDDLLDEAVDRAREAVESRLGDRIRDDELTESDVARIAEQVGIGAVRYDIVSKQPSKPITFKWDDALDFEGQSAPYVQYAHARTCGIVDEAAGTVEPTPNASLLQTAAERDLLKRIAAFPARIEESAQDLEPHTIATYARELADAVNVFYRECPVLGEGVDPDRSAARLALVVAARNTLANALSALGIAAPESM; from the coding sequence ATGTTGATTGACTTCCGCGAGGAGGTCGAGTCCGCACTCGCCGGCGCGCTCGATTCCCTCGACCTGCCGGGCGAGGACCTCGGCATCGAGACCCCGCCCGAGGACGTCTCCGCGATTCTGGCTTCGAGTGTCGCCTTCCGACTCGCCGGCATCGCCGAGCAGCCGCCCCCCGCCGTCGCCGAGGACATCGCCGCAGCCATCGATGCCACGGATCTGACCTACGTCGGGTCGGTCGACACCCAGGGCCCGTACGTGAACTTCCACCCCGCCGAGGCCTACTACGAGGAGACCCTGGACGCGGCCCAGTCGGCGAGCTACGGGCACCGGCCCGAGAAAGGTGAGTCAGTCGTGGTCGAGCACACCAGCGCAAACCCGACGGGGCCGGTCCACGTCGGTCGGGCCCGAAATCCGATTCTCGGGGACGCCATCGCCCGGATCATGGATCTGGCGGGCTACGACGTCGACACCCACTACTACGTGAACGACGCCGGTCGGCAGATCGCCGTCTTCACCTGGGCCTACGAGACCTTCGAGGAGTCCGAGTTGCCCGAACCGGAGCGTGACAGCCCCGAATACGAGATGGTGCGATACTACCGCCGGGGGAACACGTTCCTGGAGGAGGGCCCCGAGGACGAGGTCGAGGCCGCCGAGGCGGAGATCCAGGCGATCATGCAGGGGCTGGAACGTGGCGAGAAGACGGCCTACGAGCGGGTGGGCGAGGTCGTCGACACGGTCCTCGCCGGGATGCAGCGCTGTCTCGAACGCCTCCCCGCGACCTTCGAGGAGTTCGTCAAGGAGACCCGATTCATCAAGGACGGGAGCACCGAGTCCGTCGCCACCCGCCTGCAGGAGAGCGGGCTGGCCTACGAGGACGAGGGGGCCTGGCACCTGGATCTGTCCGATCGCGGGTTCGAGAAGGACCTGGTCTTCATGCGATCCGATGGGACGAGTCTGTACACGACCCGGGATCTGGCCCACCACGAGTGGAAATTCGAAAACTACGATCGGGCGGTGACCGTCCTCGGGGAGGATCACAAACTCCAGGCCAGACAGCTCCAGGCCGCCCTGGACGTGCTGGGCAACGACCCCACCCAGCTCACCGACGTGATCTACTCCTACGTGAACCTCCCCACGGGGAAGATGAGCACGCGGGCCGGAACGGGCGTGGACCTGGACGATCTGCTCGACGAGGCCGTCGATCGAGCCCGGGAGGCCGTCGAATCGCGTCTGGGCGATCGCATCCGGGACGACGAGTTGACCGAATCGGACGTGGCGAGAATCGCCGAGCAGGTCGGCATCGGCGCGGTCCGGTATGACATCGTCTCGAAACAGCCCAGCAAGCCGATCACGTTCAAGTGGGACGACGCCCTGGACTTCGAGGGCCAGAGTGCACCCTACGTGCAGTACGCCCACGCCCGGACCTGCGGAATCGTCGACGAGGCGGCCGGCACGGTGGAGCCGACCCCGAACGCCTCGTTGCTGCAGACGGCGGCAGAGCGAGACCTCCTGAAACGGATCGCCGCATTCCCGGCCCGGATCGAGGAGAGCGCCCAGGATCTAGAGCCCCACACGATCGCGACGTATGCCCGCGAGTTGGCGGACGCGGTCAACGTCTTCTACCGGGAGTGTCCGGTGCTGGGAGAGGGCGTCGACCCGGACCGGTCAGCGGCCCGGTTGGCCCTGGTCGTCGCGGCCCGCAACACGCTCGCGAACGCGCTCTCTGCGCTGGGAATTGCCGCCCCGGAGTCGATGTAA
- the ribB gene encoding 3,4-dihydroxy-2-butanone-4-phosphate synthase has protein sequence MSSQHKPTSTGTVAAAVEAFAAGQPVLIHDFDDREGEVDMVYPAADVDPEAVSRLRNDAGGLICVALGPEVADAFELPFLADEIDHPVAESDHLGYDERSSFSLTVNHRDTYTGITDADRALTISRLGEAAADPQSVDFPREFRAPGHVHLLRASRYGLSDRKGHTEMGVALAHEAGRPPAAVVCEMLDDETGEALQTEDARAYAEKHGIPYVDGKDLIAAFT, from the coding sequence ATGTCGAGTCAGCATAAGCCAACCTCGACCGGAACGGTCGCGGCCGCCGTCGAGGCGTTTGCCGCCGGCCAGCCGGTGTTGATCCACGACTTCGACGACCGCGAGGGCGAGGTCGACATGGTCTACCCGGCGGCGGACGTTGACCCGGAGGCGGTCTCGCGGCTACGCAACGACGCGGGTGGCCTGATCTGTGTCGCGCTTGGCCCGGAGGTGGCAGACGCCTTCGAGTTGCCGTTCCTGGCCGACGAGATCGATCATCCCGTCGCGGAGAGCGATCACCTGGGCTATGACGAGCGCTCCTCGTTCTCGCTCACGGTCAACCACCGGGACACCTACACCGGGATCACGGACGCGGATCGGGCCCTGACGATTAGTCGCCTGGGCGAGGCCGCGGCCGATCCGCAGTCAGTTGACTTCCCCAGAGAGTTCCGCGCACCGGGCCACGTCCATCTGCTCCGGGCCTCACGCTATGGCCTCTCCGACCGGAAGGGACACACCGAGATGGGCGTCGCGCTGGCGCACGAGGCCGGGCGCCCGCCGGCCGCGGTCGTCTGTGAGATGCTCGACGACGAGACTGGCGAGGCCCTCCAGACCGAGGACGCCCGGGCCTACGCCGAGAAGCACGGCATTCCCTACGTGGACGGCAAAGATTTGATCGCCGCCTTCACCTGA